The following are encoded in a window of Amaranthus tricolor cultivar Red isolate AtriRed21 chromosome 2, ASM2621246v1, whole genome shotgun sequence genomic DNA:
- the LOC130806125 gene encoding uncharacterized protein LOC130806125 isoform X1 codes for MNNSFYSSNLYFLYKNKKWVMEISGIELAASVAVPTNHQDEHNDENSLAHNSRRPKLSHLQIPTRSLENALSNITCIDIPTASSPSSTRSGLPPRPCSAGFRSSVRNMLPQRSFCTKTLTSQDGEKTFLIFSNTQKSDIPEENPSTSRSFSLNKVFSSPSTKKACSLPVTPIANSGSKSGREREVIPVSHHNCSNQASQLHMKRSFSVPVNVKNPSLRRVGSTGGVVRVLPVTPYEVEAGRSFPNDVTVGESGNKDASEDIPEEEAVCRICLVELGEEGVTFKLECSCKGELALAHKECAVKWFTIKGNKICDVCKQDVKNLPVTLLRLQNPNPVQTRPSTIRENTQVPHYRVWHDIPVLVLVSMLAYFCFLEQLLVSDLGARALAISLPFACVLGLLSSMIASTMVNKGYIWAYASFQFAIVILFAHIFYTLLNVAALLSVLLSSFTGFGIAISTNALIVEYLRWRTSSTQQSSHLPGNRGRQPRQHLRDHHHHHHHNHHMHQHQQRLHQQPVHVEVSLGPMDHIGP; via the exons ATGAACAattctttttattcttcaaatttgtattttttgtacAAAAATAAGAAGTGGGTAATGGAAATTTCTGGGATTGAACTTGCAGCATCTGTAGCTGTTCCTACTAATCATCag GATGAACATAATGATGAGAACTCTTTGGCTCATAATTCAAGACGTCCAAAACTATCTCATCTGCAAATTCCTACAAGATCTTTAGAGAATGCACTCTCTAATATAACATGTATCGATATACCTACCGCATCAAGTCCCTCGTCCACTAGATCAGGATTGCCTCCCAGACCTTGCTCAGCCGGGTTTAGATCGTCTGTGCGAAATATGCTCCCCCAAAGAAGCTTCTGCACAAAGACATTGACATCCCAGGATGGTGAAAAGACATTTCTCATCTTCTCAAACACACAGAAGTCAGACATTCCTGAGGAGAATCCTTCTACTTCGCGGTCATTTTCACTCAACAAGGTTTTCTCTTCCCCTTCAACCAAGAAGGCATGCTCATTACCAGTTACACCCATTGCTAATTCAGGTTCCAAATCTGGACGGGAAAGGGAAGTGATTCCTGTTAGCCATCATAATTGCTCA AACCAAGCATCACAGTTGCACATGAAACGATCATTTTCTGTTCCAGTGAATGTCAAAAATCCAAGCCTAAGGCGAGTTGGTTCTACTGGAGGTGTAGTTCGCGTTCTTCCAGTGACACCTTATGAAGTAGAAGCGGGTAGATCTTTTCCAAATGATGTCACAGTGGGAGAAAGTG GTAATAAAGACGCCAGTGAAGACATCCCAGAAGAAGAGGCGGTTTGCAGAATCTGTTTGGTTGAGTTAGGGGAAGAAGGTGTTACGTTTAAGTTGGAGTGCAGCTGCAAAGGTGAGCTAGCACTTGCTCACAAAGAATGTGCCGTAAAGTGGTTTACTatcaaaggaaataaaatatgcGATGTCTGCAAGCAAGATGTTAAAAATCTACCGGTCACTTTATTGAGGTTACAAAATCCTAATCCTGTCCAAACACGACCATCGACCATCAGAGAGAATACACAAGTACCGCATTACAG GGTCTGGCATGATATTCCGGTTCTTGTGTTAGTCAGCATGCTTGCATATTTTTGCTTTTTGGAGCAACTTTTG GTTTCAGATCTCGGGGCACGCGCTCTAGCCATATCATTACCCTTTGCATGTGTTCTTGGCCTTTTGTCTTCCATGATAGCTTCTACCATGG TGAACAAAGGCTACATATGGGCTTATGCTTCGTTCCAGTTTGCAATTGTAATCCTATTTGCTCATATATTCTATACATTA CTTAATGTAGCTGCACTTTTGTCCGTTCTTCTTTCGTCATTTACTGGATTTGGAATCGCAATAAGTACAAATGCCCTTATTGTCGAATATCTTAGATGGAGAACAAGCTCTACGCAACAATCTTCCCATCTGCCTGGTAACAGAGGAAGGCAACCAAGGCAACACCTTCGAGatcatcatcaccaccaccaccacaaccacCACATGCATCAGCATCAACAGAGATTGCATCAGCAACCCGTGCATGTAGAAGTGTCGTTGGGCCCCATGGATCATATCGGGCCATAA
- the LOC130806527 gene encoding uncharacterized protein LOC130806527, whose protein sequence is MILSRISRSISRSSRSSFLNPTIGCNGFVEKAANETGGFASRSESGLGFFNSYFSTITSGKLAVYPSFSSLSRPYFANPSFSRVFSSDAANKINYEIKEGTGENKNVLRPLSPHLPVYKPQPHSTLSILNRVSGMYLTGMLVLFHLVYLKAGAICFTHPSFYQTVFYSSKLTLVSLEVAALAFAYHFYYGIRHVMEDFSGLTILKRMIK, encoded by the exons ATGATTCTTTCTCGAATCAGTCGTTCAATCTCCCGATCTTCTCGCTCATCATTTTTGAATCCA ACAATTGGTTGTAATGGATTTGTAGAAAAAGCTGCAAACGAAACCGGTGGATTTGCTTCCCGAAGTGAATCTGGTTTAGGTTTTTTCAATTCTTATTTTTCAACGATTACTTCTGGAAAATTGGCTGTTTATCCATCGTTTTCGTCGCTTTCTAGACCTTATTTTGCTAATCCTAGTTTCTCTAGGGTTTTCTCCAGTGATGCCGCTAATAAAATAA attATGAGATAAAGGAGGGTACgggagaaaataagaatgttcTTCGTCCATTATCTCCTCATCTTCCCGTTTACAAGCCGCAACCTCACTCTACGCTGTCAATTTTGAATAGAGTGTCAGGAATGTACCTCACTGGTATGCTGGTGTTGTTCCATCTTGTTTACCTTAAGGCTGGGGCAATTTGTTTCACCCACCCAAGTTTTTACCAGACAGTATTTTATTCATCAAAACTTACTCTAGTATCTCTTGAGGTTGCTGCCCTTGCTTTTGCTTACCATTTTTACTATGGTATTCGGCATGTGATGGAGGACTTTTCAGGACTTACCATTCTCAAGAGAATGATAAAGTGA
- the LOC130806125 gene encoding uncharacterized protein LOC130806125 isoform X2: MYNLCNDEHNDENSLAHNSRRPKLSHLQIPTRSLENALSNITCIDIPTASSPSSTRSGLPPRPCSAGFRSSVRNMLPQRSFCTKTLTSQDGEKTFLIFSNTQKSDIPEENPSTSRSFSLNKVFSSPSTKKACSLPVTPIANSGSKSGREREVIPVSHHNCSNQASQLHMKRSFSVPVNVKNPSLRRVGSTGGVVRVLPVTPYEVEAGRSFPNDVTVGESGNKDASEDIPEEEAVCRICLVELGEEGVTFKLECSCKGELALAHKECAVKWFTIKGNKICDVCKQDVKNLPVTLLRLQNPNPVQTRPSTIRENTQVPHYRVWHDIPVLVLVSMLAYFCFLEQLLVSDLGARALAISLPFACVLGLLSSMIASTMVNKGYIWAYASFQFAIVILFAHIFYTLLNVAALLSVLLSSFTGFGIAISTNALIVEYLRWRTSSTQQSSHLPGNRGRQPRQHLRDHHHHHHHNHHMHQHQQRLHQQPVHVEVSLGPMDHIGP, from the exons ATGTATAATCTTTGTAAT GATGAACATAATGATGAGAACTCTTTGGCTCATAATTCAAGACGTCCAAAACTATCTCATCTGCAAATTCCTACAAGATCTTTAGAGAATGCACTCTCTAATATAACATGTATCGATATACCTACCGCATCAAGTCCCTCGTCCACTAGATCAGGATTGCCTCCCAGACCTTGCTCAGCCGGGTTTAGATCGTCTGTGCGAAATATGCTCCCCCAAAGAAGCTTCTGCACAAAGACATTGACATCCCAGGATGGTGAAAAGACATTTCTCATCTTCTCAAACACACAGAAGTCAGACATTCCTGAGGAGAATCCTTCTACTTCGCGGTCATTTTCACTCAACAAGGTTTTCTCTTCCCCTTCAACCAAGAAGGCATGCTCATTACCAGTTACACCCATTGCTAATTCAGGTTCCAAATCTGGACGGGAAAGGGAAGTGATTCCTGTTAGCCATCATAATTGCTCA AACCAAGCATCACAGTTGCACATGAAACGATCATTTTCTGTTCCAGTGAATGTCAAAAATCCAAGCCTAAGGCGAGTTGGTTCTACTGGAGGTGTAGTTCGCGTTCTTCCAGTGACACCTTATGAAGTAGAAGCGGGTAGATCTTTTCCAAATGATGTCACAGTGGGAGAAAGTG GTAATAAAGACGCCAGTGAAGACATCCCAGAAGAAGAGGCGGTTTGCAGAATCTGTTTGGTTGAGTTAGGGGAAGAAGGTGTTACGTTTAAGTTGGAGTGCAGCTGCAAAGGTGAGCTAGCACTTGCTCACAAAGAATGTGCCGTAAAGTGGTTTACTatcaaaggaaataaaatatgcGATGTCTGCAAGCAAGATGTTAAAAATCTACCGGTCACTTTATTGAGGTTACAAAATCCTAATCCTGTCCAAACACGACCATCGACCATCAGAGAGAATACACAAGTACCGCATTACAG GGTCTGGCATGATATTCCGGTTCTTGTGTTAGTCAGCATGCTTGCATATTTTTGCTTTTTGGAGCAACTTTTG GTTTCAGATCTCGGGGCACGCGCTCTAGCCATATCATTACCCTTTGCATGTGTTCTTGGCCTTTTGTCTTCCATGATAGCTTCTACCATGG TGAACAAAGGCTACATATGGGCTTATGCTTCGTTCCAGTTTGCAATTGTAATCCTATTTGCTCATATATTCTATACATTA CTTAATGTAGCTGCACTTTTGTCCGTTCTTCTTTCGTCATTTACTGGATTTGGAATCGCAATAAGTACAAATGCCCTTATTGTCGAATATCTTAGATGGAGAACAAGCTCTACGCAACAATCTTCCCATCTGCCTGGTAACAGAGGAAGGCAACCAAGGCAACACCTTCGAGatcatcatcaccaccaccaccacaaccacCACATGCATCAGCATCAACAGAGATTGCATCAGCAACCCGTGCATGTAGAAGTGTCGTTGGGCCCCATGGATCATATCGGGCCATAA
- the LOC130806126 gene encoding uncharacterized protein LOC130806126, with the protein MGVKQAIKKLDAFPRPEEHLLQKTQSGAIVSIIGLVIMATLFIHELRYYLTTYTVNQMSVDLKRGETLPIHINMTFPSLPCDVLSVDAIDMSGKHEVDLDTNIWKLRLSSDGHIIGTEYLSDLVEKGHAHGHSHDHSHDHGHDKHEHEDPKDQKNRDHKDDHGNQKDSDNKTEHEVQKDGDHKDEHGVQKDGDHKDEHGVQKDGDHKDEHNDQKDSDHKDKPVELKHKSHLQSFDAETESMVKKVKQAMANGEGCRVYGVLDVQRVAGNFHISVHGLNIFVAQMIFDGSNHVNVSHIIHDLSFGPKYPGIHNPLDGTSRILRGASGTYKYYIKIVPTEYRYISKDVLPTNQFSVTEYFSPMKDFDRTWPAVYFLYDLSPITVTIREERRSFLHFLTRLCAVLGGTFALTGMLDRWMYRFVEAVMKPTKRMVF; encoded by the exons ATGGGGGTAAAGCAAGCTATAAAGAAACTCGATGCGTTTCCTCGACCTGAAGAGCATTTGTTGCAGAAGACACAATCAGGAGCTATTG TTTCTATCATTGGCTTAGTCATTATGGCGACACTGTTTATACACGAGTTAAGATATTATTTGACTACTTATACTGTAAATCAG aTGTCCGTGGATTTGAAGCGGGGTGAAACTCTTCCAATACACATAAATATGACATTTCCTTCCTTACCATGTGATG TtcttagtgttgatgctatagATATGTCTGGAAAGCACGAGGTGGATCTTGATACAAACATATGGAAA CTTCGCTTGAGTAGTGATGGCCATATCATTGGGACTGAATATTTGTCAGACTTGGTGGAAAAGGGGCATGCTCATGGCCACTCTCATGACCACTCTCATGACCATG GTCATGATAAACATGAGCATGAAGATCCTAAAGATCAGAAGAACCGTGATCATAAAGATGATCATGGGAATCAGAAGGATAGTGATAATAAAACTGAGCACGAGGTTCAGAAGGATGGTGATCATAAAGATGAGCATGGTGTTCAGAAGGATGGTGATCATAAAGATGAGCATGGTGTTCAGAAGGATGGTGATCATAAAGATGAGCACAATGATCAGAAGGATAGTGACCATAAAGATAAGCCTGTGGAATTGAAACATAAAAGTCATCTGCAAAGCTTTGATGCAGAGACTGAAAGCATGGTCAAAAAAGTTAAGCAGGCAATGGCTAATGGAGAAGGATGTCGG GTGTATGGTGTTTTAGATGTGCAAAGGGTTGCTGGGAACTTCCATATCTCGGTCCATGGACTGAACATTTTTGTTGCTCAGATG ATTTTTGATGGATCAAATCATGTAAATGTTAGCCACATCATTCATGATTTATCATTTGGCCCAAAATATCCCGGAATTCATAACCCCCTCGATGGGACATCTCGTATCTTACGTGGTGCTAGTGGCACCTATAAGTACTATATAAAG attgtTCCTACCGAGTACAGATACATCTCAAAAGATGTCTTGCCAACCAATCAGTTTTCCGTTACAGAGTACTTTTCACCTATGAAAGATTTTGATAGAACATGGCCAG CTGTTTACTTCTTGTATGATTTATCACCTATCACTGTGACAATCAGAGAAGAACGCCGAAGTTTTCTTCATTTCCTTACTCGGCTTTGTGCAGTACTGGGAGGTACCTTTGCTTTGACAG GAATGCTAGATCGCTGGATGTATAGGTTTGTTGAGGCGGTGATGAAGCCAACTAAGAGGATGGTATTCTAA